One Actinomycetota bacterium DNA window includes the following coding sequences:
- a CDS encoding helix-turn-helix transcriptional regulator yields the protein MAEDPSGRGRLARRLDALFRTVHPPGEKEYSNEAVAEALRAAGVPRVSGAYLQQLRNGVKDNPSTRLVLALAAFFGVKRTYFFEDEEAAQADLGVAVLTRLVDADMFDTAARLADLPADGRELVRQVVDHLAQLQGLPNVPPSLLAGPTASDADGRADAEAADGLEG from the coding sequence ATGGCTGAGGACCCGAGCGGTCGTGGAAGGCTGGCCCGGCGGCTGGATGCGCTGTTTCGCACCGTGCACCCCCCGGGCGAGAAGGAGTACAGCAACGAGGCCGTCGCCGAAGCGCTCAGGGCGGCTGGTGTCCCCCGGGTTTCGGGCGCGTACCTGCAGCAGCTCCGCAATGGCGTTAAGGACAATCCCAGCACCCGGCTCGTTTTGGCGCTGGCTGCCTTCTTCGGCGTCAAGAGGACCTACTTCTTCGAGGACGAGGAGGCGGCCCAGGCCGACCTTGGGGTCGCGGTGCTGACCAGGCTGGTCGACGCCGACATGTTTGACACCGCCGCCCGGCTGGCTGACTTGCCAGCAGACGGCCGGGAGCTCGTCCGCCAGGTCGTCGACCACCTCGCCCAACTCCAGGGCCTGCCGAATGTACCACCCAGCCTCCTCGCGGGGCCGACTGCATCAGACGCCGATGGCCGCGCTGACGCTGAGGCCGCCGATGGCCTTGAGGGTTGA